One Halarcobacter ebronensis genomic window carries:
- a CDS encoding amino acid ABC transporter permease — MTKHKKKPQASVAFYNNPENRALIYQVIVLLAIFLFTYFVLNNMFVNIEKRGINTGFDFLHNEAGFGILQTLIHYDESDTHGKVFIIGLLNTLLVSFISIFFATVIGLLIGIGRLSKNFMVAKLSMVYIETFRNIPILLQILFWYNVVLASLPTPKQSLSYFDTIFFNNRGLYIPRPILESGFIAVFIAFILGIVAVIFLRKWSKKRHEETGEEFPIVWTSIAILIIAPTLVFFISGSPATLDYPALKGFNFKGGWSLIPELLALTFALSIYTATYIAEAVRAGIEAVPKGQKEAANALGLKDYIILKKVVLPQALRVIIPPVINQYLNLTKNSSLATAIGYPELVTVFAGTSLNQVGQSIEIILMTMAVYLTISIFISLIMNYFNSRTKIKER, encoded by the coding sequence ATGACAAAACACAAAAAAAAGCCACAAGCATCCGTTGCTTTTTATAATAATCCTGAAAATAGAGCACTTATCTATCAGGTTATAGTATTACTAGCTATTTTTTTATTTACATATTTTGTTTTAAACAATATGTTTGTAAATATAGAAAAACGTGGGATTAATACAGGATTTGATTTCTTACATAATGAAGCAGGATTTGGTATTTTACAAACTCTTATACATTATGATGAATCAGATACTCATGGAAAAGTATTTATAATTGGACTTCTAAATACACTTTTAGTATCTTTTATATCAATATTTTTTGCAACAGTTATTGGACTTCTAATTGGAATTGGAAGACTTTCAAAAAACTTTATGGTTGCAAAACTATCAATGGTTTATATTGAAACCTTTAGAAATATTCCTATTCTTTTGCAAATTCTATTTTGGTACAATGTTGTATTAGCCTCACTTCCAACTCCTAAACAATCACTATCTTATTTTGATACAATTTTTTTCAATAATAGAGGTCTTTATATACCAAGACCTATTTTAGAAAGTGGTTTTATAGCTGTATTTATTGCATTTATTCTAGGGATAGTTGCAGTTATATTTTTAAGGAAATGGTCAAAGAAAAGGCATGAGGAAACAGGAGAAGAGTTCCCAATAGTTTGGACATCAATAGCTATATTAATAATAGCACCAACATTGGTTTTTTTTATTAGTGGAAGTCCTGCAACTTTGGATTATCCAGCTTTAAAAGGGTTTAACTTTAAAGGTGGATGGAGTTTAATTCCTGAACTCTTAGCTTTGACTTTTGCACTTAGTATTTATACAGCAACATATATAGCTGAAGCAGTAAGAGCTGGTATTGAAGCTGTTCCAAAAGGACAAAAAGAGGCTGCAAACGCCTTAGGATTAAAAGATTATATAATTCTAAAAAAAGTTGTTCTTCCTCAAGCTCTTAGAGTAATAATTCCTCCTGTAATCAATCAATATCTTAACTTAACAAAAAACTCTTCCCTTGCAACTGCAATTGGATATCCAGAGTTAGTTACTGTTTTTGCAGGAACATCCCTAAATCAAGTTGGACAATCAATAGAGATTATTTTGATGACAATGGCAGTCTATTTAACAATTAGTATTTTCATCTCTTTAATTATGAACTACTTCAATTCAAGAACAAAGATAAAGGAGAGATAA
- a CDS encoding amino acid ABC transporter substrate-binding protein, whose translation MKLLKSVSLSIAALAIAATVSQADTLDTTKKNGYLSCGLNTGLPGFASPDSKGVWAGIDVDACRAVAAAIFGDASKVKYAHLNAKERFTALQSGEVDLLARNTTWTATRDTSLGLTFAAVNYYDGQGFLVSKNIGVKSAKELDGATVCIQAGTTTELNLTDYFKANKMEYKPITYDTSAQTIEGFEAGRCDVLTSDASQLYGLRTTLKDPNSAIVLPEIISKEPLGTVVRQGDDKWFKIARWVHIAMLNAEEFGITSANVDEMLKSENPDIKRFLGVTGNFGEFLGLDNKWAYYIIKEVGNYGEVFERNVGKGSPLQISRGLNALWKDGGIQYGAPIR comes from the coding sequence ATGAAATTACTTAAATCTGTGTCGTTGAGTATTGCTGCTTTAGCTATTGCAGCAACTGTATCACAAGCTGATACTTTAGATACTACTAAGAAAAATGGTTACTTAAGTTGTGGCTTAAATACAGGGTTACCTGGTTTTGCATCTCCTGATTCAAAAGGTGTATGGGCAGGAATCGATGTTGATGCTTGTAGAGCTGTAGCTGCTGCTATTTTTGGTGATGCTTCAAAAGTTAAATATGCTCACTTAAACGCAAAAGAGAGATTTACAGCACTTCAAAGTGGTGAAGTAGATTTGTTGGCTAGAAATACAACTTGGACAGCTACAAGAGATACTTCATTAGGTTTAACTTTCGCTGCTGTTAACTACTATGACGGTCAAGGTTTTTTAGTTTCAAAAAATATTGGAGTAAAATCAGCAAAAGAGCTTGATGGAGCAACTGTTTGTATTCAAGCAGGTACAACAACTGAGCTTAACTTAACTGACTACTTCAAAGCAAACAAAATGGAGTATAAACCTATTACATATGATACATCAGCACAAACTATTGAAGGTTTTGAAGCTGGTAGATGTGATGTTTTAACTTCTGATGCATCTCAACTTTATGGATTAAGAACAACTTTAAAAGATCCAAATTCAGCTATCGTTTTACCAGAAATTATCTCTAAAGAGCCTTTAGGTACAGTTGTAAGACAAGGTGATGATAAATGGTTTAAAATTGCAAGATGGGTACATATTGCAATGTTAAATGCTGAAGAGTTTGGTATTACATCTGCAAATGTAGATGAGATGCTAAAAAGTGAAAATCCAGATATTAAAAGATTTTTAGGTGTAACTGGTAACTTTGGTGAGTTTTTAGGTCTAGATAACAAATGGGCTTACTATATCATTAAAGAAGTTGGTAACTACGGTGAAGTATTTGAAAGAAATGTAGGAAAAGGTTCTCCTTTACAAATTAGTAGAGGTCTTAATGCATTGTGGAAAGATGGTGGAATCCAATATGGAGCTCCAATTAGATAA
- a CDS encoding NAD(P)-dependent oxidoreductase has translation MDYLPIFYSLENKKILIVGVGKIALKRLEMVLKFCKDVTIISPPTDEKIDTFIVQNSLNYLKREYKKRGHRRF, from the coding sequence ATGGATTATTTACCGATTTTTTACTCACTGGAAAATAAAAAGATTTTAATAGTTGGAGTAGGAAAAATTGCATTAAAAAGATTAGAAATGGTTCTAAAATTTTGCAAAGATGTAACAATAATCTCACCACCAACTGATGAAAAAATAGATACTTTTATTGTACAAAATAGTTTAAATTATCTAAAAAGAGAGTATAAAAAAAGGGGACATAGAAGGTTTTGA
- the cobA gene encoding uroporphyrinogen-III C-methyltransferase: MKGKVYLTGAGPGDIDLLTIKALKMIQSADIIIYDRLANPEILNEAKKDVKLIFVGKEKGHHSVPQDEINEIIYQSALKYESVVRLKGGDPFVFGRGGEEALYLKQRGIEFEIIPGITSAISVPAYAGIPVTNRGITPSFRVVTGHRKSSENIANINWNSFIEDETIVFLMGLHNIELIVSKLLEVGKPKNYPCAIISNGTTKNQKVIVGTLEDIVKKSKEAISPSIIIIGEVVKLREDLKWFN, encoded by the coding sequence ATGAAAGGTAAAGTTTATTTAACCGGTGCTGGACCAGGTGATATTGATCTTCTTACAATTAAAGCACTAAAAATGATTCAAAGTGCAGATATAATAATATATGACAGACTTGCAAACCCCGAAATTTTGAATGAAGCAAAAAAAGATGTAAAATTAATATTTGTTGGAAAAGAGAAAGGGCACCATAGTGTTCCTCAAGATGAAATAAATGAAATAATTTATCAAAGTGCCCTAAAATATGAGTCTGTAGTAAGACTTAAAGGGGGAGATCCTTTTGTTTTTGGAAGAGGAGGAGAAGAGGCCTTGTACTTAAAACAAAGGGGAATTGAATTTGAGATTATCCCTGGAATAACTTCAGCTATTTCAGTTCCAGCATATGCAGGAATTCCTGTAACAAATAGAGGAATCACTCCCTCTTTTAGAGTTGTAACTGGACATAGAAAAAGTAGTGAAAATATTGCAAATATAAATTGGAACTCTTTTATTGAAGATGAAACTATTGTTTTTTTAATGGGTTTACACAATATTGAATTAATAGTTTCAAAACTTTTAGAGGTAGGAAAACCAAAAAATTATCCTTGTGCAATCATTTCAAATGGAACAACAAAAAATCAAAAAGTAATTGTTGGAACTTTAGAAGATATTGTAAAAAAATCTAAAGAGGCTATCTCCCCTTCTATTATAATTATAGGAGAAGTGGTAAAATTAAGAGAAGATCTTAAATGGTTTAACTAA
- the moaA gene encoding GTP 3',8-cyclase MoaA translates to MLIDGHGREVDYLRVSVTERCNFRCQYCMPEKPFSWVPREELLSYEELFEFVKVAIDEGIRKVRITGGEPLLREGLDNFVKMIAEYKDGIDLALTTNGYLLPQVADKLAKAGLKRINVSLDSLKEEVAEKIAQKNVLKKVLEGIQAADDAGLKIKINCVPMRGVNDKELVDLIEFCRKREYPIRFIEFMENEHAHSGAKGYTSEQIQEIIGKDYKFKKVERTGSSPSQDYEMEDGYVFGIIEPHKDDFCATCNRIRLTASGVLIPCLYFEDAQSIKEAIKNKDIKKAVEILKDVLAKKPEKNRWSEDSKISSRAFYETGG, encoded by the coding sequence ATGTTAATCGATGGGCATGGAAGAGAAGTTGATTACCTCAGAGTTTCCGTGACTGAAAGGTGTAATTTTAGATGTCAGTATTGTATGCCAGAAAAACCTTTCTCATGGGTTCCCAGGGAAGAACTTTTAAGTTATGAGGAGTTGTTTGAATTCGTCAAAGTCGCAATTGACGAAGGAATAAGAAAAGTAAGAATTACAGGAGGAGAACCACTTTTAAGAGAAGGGCTTGATAACTTTGTAAAAATGATTGCAGAGTATAAAGATGGTATTGATTTGGCTTTAACAACTAATGGGTATCTTTTACCTCAAGTTGCAGATAAATTAGCTAAGGCTGGGCTAAAAAGAATAAATGTATCTTTAGACTCATTAAAAGAAGAAGTTGCAGAAAAAATTGCACAAAAGAATGTTCTAAAAAAAGTTTTAGAAGGGATTCAAGCAGCAGATGATGCAGGTTTAAAAATAAAAATAAATTGTGTTCCAATGAGGGGCGTAAATGATAAAGAACTTGTTGATTTAATTGAATTTTGTAGAAAAAGAGAATATCCAATCAGATTTATTGAATTTATGGAAAATGAACATGCACACAGTGGTGCAAAGGGTTATACTTCTGAGCAAATTCAAGAGATTATTGGGAAAGATTACAAGTTTAAAAAAGTTGAAAGAACAGGAAGTTCACCTTCACAAGATTATGAGATGGAAGATGGTTATGTTTTTGGGATAATTGAACCCCATAAAGATGATTTTTGTGCTACATGTAATAGAATAAGATTGACTGCAAGTGGAGTTTTAATTCCATGTCTATATTTTGAAGATGCCCAAAGTATCAAAGAGGCTATAAAAAATAAAGATATTAAAAAAGCAGTTGAAATTTTAAAAGATGTATTGGCAAAAAAACCTGAAAAGAATAGATGGTCAGAAGACTCAAAAATCTCTTCAAGGGCATTTTATGAAACAGGGGGATGA
- a CDS encoding ABC transporter ATP-binding protein, with amino-acid sequence MNENLKIIDFENIYVSYEITPVLENINLTINQGEHWAILGQNGSGKSTLIKLISNDLYPNTKYKFRKNLFGKERWSIFELKKNLGIITNDLHNYFEKHGNFLTAYEVVLSGYYSSIGIFKHQDFTNEQHERALEVLEFLEILEIKDKRVHQMSTGQLRRCVIGRALIHKPKAFILDEPTTGLDIKAQVSFLNIIRKLSKNSSIIIVTHHFEEIFPEIDNIALMYNKTIYKKGKKADILTSENISKIFDSKITLANENNRYYVKSIN; translated from the coding sequence ATGAATGAAAATTTAAAAATTATTGATTTTGAAAATATATATGTAAGTTATGAGATAACACCTGTGCTTGAGAATATCAATTTGACTATAAATCAAGGGGAACATTGGGCCATTTTAGGACAAAATGGAAGTGGAAAATCTACACTTATAAAACTAATATCAAATGATTTGTATCCAAATACTAAATATAAATTTAGAAAAAATCTTTTTGGAAAAGAGAGATGGAGTATTTTCGAACTAAAAAAGAATTTAGGGATAATTACAAATGATTTACACAACTATTTTGAAAAACATGGAAATTTTTTAACAGCCTATGAAGTTGTTCTAAGTGGTTATTATAGTTCAATAGGAATATTTAAACACCAAGATTTTACCAATGAACAACATGAAAGAGCTTTGGAAGTATTAGAGTTTTTAGAAATTTTAGAGATAAAAGACAAGAGAGTTCACCAAATGAGTACAGGACAACTAAGACGTTGTGTAATTGGAAGAGCTTTAATACATAAACCAAAAGCTTTTATCCTTGATGAACCAACAACAGGACTTGATATAAAAGCTCAAGTTAGTTTTTTGAATATTATTAGAAAACTATCTAAGAACTCTTCAATTATTATAGTAACTCACCACTTTGAAGAGATTTTTCCAGAGATTGACAATATTGCATTGATGTACAATAAAACAATCTATAAAAAAGGGAAAAAGGCTGATATTTTAACATCAGAAAATATCTCAAAAATTTTTGATTCTAAAATAACTCTTGCAAATGAAAATAACAGATACTATGTAAAATCAATTAATTAA
- the rpsO gene encoding 30S ribosomal protein S15, with protein MALDQEVKADIIAKYRRDDKDTGSAEVQIAILTEQIKVLTEHLKTNKKDHSSRLGLLKMVGKRKRLLAYLRRTDYVKFTSLVADLGIRAK; from the coding sequence ATGGCTTTAGATCAGGAAGTAAAAGCAGATATTATTGCGAAATACAGAAGAGACGATAAAGACACAGGTTCAGCAGAAGTTCAAATTGCTATTTTAACAGAGCAAATTAAAGTTTTAACTGAGCATTTAAAAACTAACAAAAAAGATCACTCATCAAGATTAGGTCTTTTAAAAATGGTTGGTAAAAGAAAAAGACTTTTAGCATATTTAAGAAGAACTGATTATGTTAAATTTACTTCATTAGTAGCTGACTTAGGAATTAGAGCTAAATAA
- a CDS encoding Rrf2 family transcriptional regulator — protein MLLTKKSEYALLSLISIAKSDTPKNVDVLSRELNIPKSFLAKIMQNLAKNDIVISHRGVNGGFVLKKPYDEITILEITTVAEEKIPSVFECSPSVNSCPSDLANACNLWPVLNNLQSRINVFLEELTLKDIAS, from the coding sequence ATGTTACTTACAAAAAAGAGCGAATATGCATTGTTGTCATTAATTTCAATTGCAAAGAGTGATACCCCTAAAAACGTGGACGTGTTATCTCGTGAGCTTAATATTCCTAAATCTTTTTTGGCTAAAATCATGCAAAATTTAGCAAAAAATGATATTGTTATTTCTCACAGGGGAGTAAATGGTGGTTTTGTACTAAAAAAACCCTATGATGAGATTACAATTTTAGAGATTACAACTGTTGCAGAAGAGAAAATTCCTTCTGTTTTTGAGTGTTCTCCATCAGTAAACTCTTGCCCTTCAGATTTAGCAAATGCATGTAATTTATGGCCAGTTTTGAACAACTTACAAAGTAGAATAAATGTCTTTTTAGAGGAATTAACGCTAAAGGATATTGCTTCATGA
- a CDS encoding DHH family phosphoesterase, with protein MTLFHLSHTDLDGYGCQLITKEYFKKGFFYNANYGLEVKLNLNKMFNDIEAYKSDEILFLITDLNLTSQESKDLNKKIDEMNSDGFNIKLQLLDHHGTGQKSAEEFSWYYLDTSRCATLITYSYINKELDGFSQETKTWLEPLIHSINAIDIWVDVGTSSFEFGKVLLSMVSQVKEVNAILFPELNREFRHFLLKESAKYINENSANIKLDNDVHFLKKRFLMGDGNDDTIDNLSAKYLVKSLESLKENLTVTYKGHKGLLTYTLGSISIPANAFLVANEDYDFFIDISRKGNTSFRADGKVDVSFIAQKLADGGGHPNAAGCKFDDFKESIDYNEVKKFIQDKLDSLK; from the coding sequence ATGACCCTTTTTCACCTATCGCATACCGATTTAGATGGATATGGTTGTCAGTTAATTACAAAAGAGTATTTTAAAAAAGGATTTTTTTATAATGCAAATTATGGTTTAGAGGTAAAACTAAATCTAAATAAAATGTTTAATGACATTGAAGCATATAAAAGTGATGAAATTCTTTTTTTAATTACTGATTTAAACTTGACTTCACAAGAATCAAAAGATTTAAATAAAAAAATTGATGAGATGAATAGTGATGGTTTTAATATAAAACTTCAACTTTTGGATCATCATGGAACTGGGCAAAAGAGTGCAGAAGAGTTTTCTTGGTATTATTTAGATACTTCAAGATGTGCTACACTTATTACTTACAGTTACATAAATAAAGAGCTTGATGGTTTTTCACAAGAGACAAAAACTTGGCTTGAACCATTGATTCATAGTATAAATGCAATTGATATTTGGGTGGATGTTGGAACTTCAAGCTTTGAGTTTGGAAAAGTATTACTATCTATGGTTAGTCAAGTAAAAGAGGTAAATGCAATTTTATTTCCAGAATTAAATAGAGAGTTTAGACACTTTTTATTAAAAGAGTCTGCTAAATATATTAATGAAAATAGTGCAAATATAAAACTTGACAATGATGTCCATTTTTTAAAGAAGAGATTTTTAATGGGTGATGGGAATGATGATACCATTGATAATCTAAGTGCAAAGTATTTGGTAAAATCTTTAGAGAGTTTAAAAGAGAACTTAACTGTAACATATAAAGGGCATAAAGGACTTTTAACATATACTTTAGGTTCTATATCGATTCCTGCAAATGCTTTTTTAGTTGCAAATGAGGATTATGATTTTTTTATTGATATAAGTAGAAAAGGAAATACCTCTTTTAGAGCTGATGGAAAAGTTGATGTATCTTTTATTGCACAAAAGCTTGCAGATGGTGGTGGACATCCAAATGCTGCTGGTTGTAAATTTGATGATTTTAAAGAGAGTATTGACTACAACGAAGTGAAAAAGTTTATACAAGATAAACTAGATTCACTTAAATAA
- a CDS encoding carbonic anhydrase: MTIEDLKEGNKLFKKTKFNDYKNDFRTLVEKGQSPEILFIGCSDSRVVPDLIISSKPGDMFIVRNVGNFVPPYKNDNDFHGTTAAIEFALSVLDVKHIIICGHSYCGACKSLYMDLEHNDSLVHMKKWLQLGMKAKEMVLKDFDIKIDEQRVYRETEKKSVICQLENLLTFPEVKKRIDERRLSIHGWYYKIEDGSIEYYNREKKVFE; this comes from the coding sequence GTGACTATAGAGGATTTAAAAGAGGGGAACAAACTCTTTAAAAAAACAAAATTTAACGACTACAAAAATGACTTTAGAACTCTTGTTGAGAAAGGGCAATCTCCTGAGATTTTATTTATAGGTTGTAGCGATAGCAGAGTTGTTCCTGATCTAATTATCTCTTCTAAACCTGGAGATATGTTTATTGTTAGAAATGTAGGAAATTTTGTACCTCCATATAAAAATGACAATGACTTCCATGGAACAACAGCTGCAATTGAGTTTGCCTTATCAGTTTTAGATGTAAAACATATAATTATCTGTGGGCACTCATATTGTGGAGCATGTAAATCTTTATATATGGATTTAGAACATAATGACTCTTTGGTTCATATGAAAAAATGGCTACAACTTGGAATGAAAGCAAAAGAGATGGTATTAAAAGATTTTGATATTAAAATTGACGAACAAAGAGTCTACAGAGAGACTGAAAAAAAATCTGTAATCTGTCAATTGGAAAATCTTTTAACCTTTCCCGAGGTTAAAAAAAGAATTGATGAAAGAAGATTGAGTATTCATGGCTGGTACTACAAAATAGAAGATGGTTCTATTGAGTACTACAACAGAGAAAAAAAAGTTTTTGAATAG
- a CDS encoding acetyl-CoA carboxylase biotin carboxylase subunit yields MNKISKVLIANRGEIALRIIRACKELEITSVAIFSEVDVEGIWVRKADECYPILGDVLQAYLNYETIISVAKKAKCDAIHPGYGFLSENADFAKACEEAGIIFIGPKPEHIALFGDKMASKVAMKKVGVPVLEGTNEPIEDKKEAKTIASKIGYPVIIKAAFGGGGRGMRIVRAENEFDKMFEAATNEAVKFFGNGQVFIEKYVENPRHIEVQIIADKYGNVVHLGERDCSIQRRHQKVIEIAPSPKLNNEVRKELFRISTKAMFKLGYESVGTVEFLIDQNDNIYFIEMNTRVQVEHPVTEIISGIDIIQRMIEIADGDKMKYMQEEIKFRGYAIEFRINAENPQKNFMPSTGTIERYLTPNGPGVRLDSSAYTGYKVPANYDSMIGKLIVWALDWGGAVKKAKRALDEFTLEGFPTNIQLHREIVRDEEFKKGKITTNYLDKNMDKFTLDAKNHLEEEEKKIASIMKFIDSVKSKNVKVRM; encoded by the coding sequence ATGAATAAGATATCAAAAGTTTTAATAGCAAATAGAGGTGAGATAGCTCTTAGAATAATAAGAGCCTGTAAAGAGTTAGAGATTACAAGTGTTGCAATCTTTTCAGAGGTAGATGTTGAAGGAATTTGGGTAAGAAAAGCAGATGAGTGTTATCCAATATTAGGAGATGTTCTACAAGCATATCTAAACTATGAGACAATTATCTCTGTTGCTAAAAAAGCAAAATGTGATGCAATCCATCCTGGATATGGATTTTTAAGTGAAAATGCAGATTTTGCAAAAGCCTGTGAAGAAGCTGGTATCATCTTTATTGGTCCAAAACCTGAACATATAGCACTTTTTGGAGATAAGATGGCATCAAAAGTTGCAATGAAAAAAGTTGGTGTTCCAGTACTTGAAGGGACTAATGAACCAATTGAAGATAAAAAAGAGGCAAAAACAATTGCTTCTAAAATAGGTTATCCTGTTATTATCAAAGCTGCCTTTGGTGGAGGAGGTAGAGGGATGAGAATAGTAAGAGCTGAAAATGAGTTTGACAAAATGTTTGAAGCAGCTACAAATGAGGCGGTTAAATTTTTTGGGAATGGTCAAGTATTTATAGAAAAATATGTTGAAAACCCAAGACATATTGAAGTTCAAATTATTGCAGACAAATATGGAAATGTTGTGCATTTGGGAGAAAGGGATTGTTCTATTCAAAGAAGACATCAGAAAGTAATAGAAATAGCTCCATCTCCAAAACTAAATAATGAAGTAAGAAAAGAGCTTTTTAGAATCTCCACAAAGGCTATGTTTAAACTTGGATATGAGAGTGTTGGAACAGTTGAATTTTTGATTGATCAAAATGATAACATCTACTTTATTGAGATGAATACAAGAGTTCAAGTTGAGCATCCAGTAACAGAGATTATAAGTGGTATAGATATTATTCAAAGAATGATAGAGATTGCAGATGGTGATAAAATGAAATATATGCAAGAAGAGATAAAATTTAGAGGTTATGCAATAGAGTTTAGAATCAATGCAGAGAATCCTCAGAAAAATTTTATGCCTTCAACAGGTACAATAGAAAGATATTTAACTCCAAATGGACCAGGAGTTAGACTTGATTCAAGTGCCTATACAGGATATAAAGTTCCTGCAAATTATGACTCAATGATTGGAAAACTTATAGTTTGGGCACTTGATTGGGGAGGTGCTGTTAAAAAAGCAAAAAGAGCATTGGATGAGTTTACTTTGGAAGGTTTTCCAACTAATATTCAACTTCACAGAGAAATTGTAAGGGATGAAGAGTTTAAAAAGGGGAAAATTACAACTAACTATTTAGATAAAAATATGGATAAATTTACCCTTGATGCAAAAAATCACCTTGAAGAGGAAGAGAAAAAAATCGCTTCAATTATGAAGTTTATTGATAGTGTAAAATCAAAAAATGTAAAAGTGAGAATGTAA
- a CDS encoding AraC family transcriptional regulator has translation MKKETLEKRTKIANDIMYYIYTHIDTHIDIEELSYDLNISKFHMHRIFKEAFGKNIYESIKSIRLQKAANLLLTNRYSTISNIANLCGYSSHSSFIKAFTNRFEMSPKLWRSGGYKVYSNKIMSQSKKAMESKAEFSRLIPSIVKMPEIECYYIRNKGYNINIKPTWQKLHTLALNNDIKEYKHIALLHDNPVITPLNECQYIACIKTDEKSELLSQRVPKFKISSGVYAKFDLKGHQGDILKFINWVYHEWLLNSDYETTTKPSYIIYHKNNFLSLDNEFDMSFYVSVNY, from the coding sequence ATGAAAAAAGAGACCTTAGAAAAACGAACCAAAATTGCAAATGATATTATGTACTATATTTATACTCATATAGACACCCATATTGATATTGAAGAGTTAAGTTATGATTTAAATATTAGTAAATTTCATATGCATAGAATTTTTAAAGAGGCTTTTGGAAAAAATATTTATGAGAGTATTAAATCAATTAGACTTCAAAAAGCTGCAAATCTTCTTTTGACAAACAGATACTCAACTATCTCAAATATTGCAAATTTGTGTGGATATAGTTCTCACTCCTCTTTTATTAAAGCTTTCACAAACAGATTTGAGATGTCACCAAAATTATGGAGAAGTGGAGGTTATAAAGTATATTCAAATAAAATTATGAGTCAATCTAAAAAAGCTATGGAGTCAAAAGCAGAATTTTCAAGATTAATACCAAGTATTGTAAAGATGCCAGAGATTGAGTGTTATTACATTAGAAATAAAGGTTATAATATAAATATTAAACCAACTTGGCAAAAGTTGCATACTTTGGCTTTAAATAATGATATAAAAGAGTATAAACATATTGCACTATTACATGATAACCCAGTTATTACTCCACTTAATGAGTGCCAATATATTGCTTGTATTAAAACTGATGAAAAAAGTGAACTATTATCTCAAAGAGTGCCAAAATTCAAAATCTCAAGTGGAGTTTATGCAAAGTTTGATTTAAAAGGGCACCAAGGAGATATACTGAAATTTATAAATTGGGTTTACCATGAGTGGCTTTTAAATAGCGATTATGAGACAACAACAAAACCCTCATATATAATTTATCATAAAAATAATTTTCTAAGTTTGGATAATGAGTTTGATATGAGTTTTTATGTATCTGTTAACTATTAA
- a CDS encoding response regulator, whose protein sequence is MKKSILIVEDEIVTAMDIKEALEAFRYNVIGIASSIKKALSLLEQNRCDLAILDITLKKGEDGISLSDTISQKYNIPFIFLTANDKNHTIERAIKHEPYGYIIKPFKDAELKAVVELALTKFSAKQKLEKELETNQKHFMALEKNLEESEKRYIKKRFCTLKFGYLFDREENRLFLEKKEIPLNKKEIMLFDILLDNENAIVSSEAIEDYLYNGDLVGEGALRNVLFRLRQKVDKALITRHSGVGYKIEIK, encoded by the coding sequence ATGAAAAAAAGTATTTTAATAGTGGAAGATGAAATTGTAACAGCAATGGATATAAAAGAGGCGCTTGAAGCCTTTAGGTATAATGTAATTGGTATTGCTAGTAGTATCAAAAAAGCTTTATCTTTATTGGAGCAAAATCGATGTGATTTAGCCATTTTAGATATAACATTGAAAAAAGGTGAAGATGGTATAAGTTTAAGTGACACTATTTCACAAAAATACAATATACCATTTATCTTTTTAACTGCAAATGATAAAAACCATACAATAGAGAGAGCCATAAAACATGAACCATATGGATATATTATAAAACCCTTTAAAGATGCTGAACTAAAGGCTGTAGTTGAACTTGCATTAACAAAATTTTCAGCTAAGCAAAAACTTGAAAAAGAATTAGAGACAAATCAAAAACACTTTATGGCTTTAGAAAAAAATCTAGAGGAGAGTGAAAAAAGATATATAAAAAAAAGATTTTGTACTTTAAAGTTTGGTTATCTCTTTGATAGAGAAGAGAACAGACTATTTTTAGAAAAAAAAGAGATTCCACTAAATAAAAAAGAGATTATGCTTTTTGATATTTTGCTTGATAATGAGAATGCCATTGTAAGTAGTGAAGCCATAGAAGATTACTTATATAATGGAGACTTAGTGGGAGAAGGTGCACTAAGAAATGTGCTATTTAGATTAAGACAAAAAGTTGATAAAGCCCTCATTACTAGACACTCAGGAGTTGGATACAAAATAGAGATAAAATAG